The Alkalinema sp. FACHB-956 genome includes a region encoding these proteins:
- a CDS encoding lipoxygenase family protein, producing MFPTLPQSDRAPAARQAQLNRARAKYTFVHAYRSDDCPDGVGLLANLPYDQEFTLPYLAQVLTVDSTLLANHAAIDLEFLTGLLQGSVTLADWLGLAKSLTDRPFFLAQPTKAARRISDSFPLNLEQYNALFAVIAQPEIVNIYSQSQAVRDRAFAWQRLAGANPMVLRAVTTLPQHDRTWKTGCNDEDILAPLPPGELPANFQITNTLYQQVMGSQDSLEKAAAERRLYLADYRLLMNLPQGKWQNGLFPQNRYLYAPLALFAWQPGDDRTLGEFKPVAIQCQQLPTDQTNPVFTPLDGYRWQMAQTVVQCADGVLQEMVHHLGYTHMVIEAAIVAAYRNLAAAHPLYILLAPHFQFTLALNDYATKHLIAPGGQVDRLFGSTLEGSLTALVRGLREYDFSRAAPPKELADRGVDDGLGLPDYPYRDDALRVWQPLHQFVQRYVALYYGGDEDVQQDWELQGFIQTFGDPQQGNIPGVPAQITTRDQLVETIATLIFTATAQHSALNYAQFPFMGYVPNVTGALYAPAPTQDTPQDQSSWLAMLPPTSKALQQFVILYQLSNVRFSVLGQYEPFYFEDRRVDALAQKLRQELALVEIAIKDIDQYRFLSYPYLMPSTIGNSIFI from the coding sequence GTGTTTCCAACTCTGCCGCAAAGCGATCGTGCTCCCGCTGCCCGACAGGCTCAACTCAATCGAGCTAGGGCGAAATATACGTTTGTCCATGCCTATCGGAGCGATGACTGCCCCGATGGGGTGGGTCTGCTGGCCAATTTGCCCTACGACCAAGAATTTACCTTGCCTTACTTGGCCCAGGTCCTGACGGTGGATAGTACGCTGTTGGCTAACCATGCCGCGATCGACTTGGAATTCTTGACGGGGTTGTTGCAAGGGTCTGTGACGCTGGCAGATTGGTTGGGGTTGGCGAAATCGCTGACCGATCGACCGTTTTTTCTGGCGCAACCCACCAAAGCGGCTCGACGCATTTCCGATAGTTTTCCGCTGAATTTAGAGCAATATAACGCTCTCTTTGCAGTGATTGCCCAGCCGGAAATCGTCAATATTTACAGCCAATCCCAGGCCGTCCGAGATCGGGCCTTTGCTTGGCAGCGACTGGCTGGGGCGAACCCCATGGTGCTGCGGGCCGTGACGACTCTACCCCAGCACGATCGCACCTGGAAGACGGGCTGCAATGACGAAGACATCCTGGCTCCCCTGCCACCGGGGGAATTGCCTGCCAATTTTCAGATTACCAATACACTGTACCAACAGGTCATGGGCTCCCAGGATTCCCTGGAAAAAGCAGCGGCGGAGCGGCGGCTGTATCTTGCAGACTATCGCCTCTTGATGAACTTGCCCCAGGGCAAATGGCAGAATGGCCTGTTCCCACAAAATCGCTATCTCTATGCCCCGTTAGCGCTGTTTGCTTGGCAACCGGGGGACGATCGCACTTTGGGGGAATTCAAACCCGTCGCGATTCAGTGTCAGCAATTGCCGACGGATCAGACGAACCCCGTCTTTACGCCCTTGGATGGCTATCGCTGGCAAATGGCGCAAACGGTGGTGCAATGCGCCGATGGCGTGTTACAAGAAATGGTGCATCACTTGGGCTATACCCATATGGTGATCGAAGCCGCGATCGTTGCCGCCTACCGTAACTTGGCCGCAGCCCATCCCCTCTATATCTTGCTTGCGCCCCATTTCCAGTTCACGCTGGCCCTGAACGACTACGCCACGAAGCACCTGATTGCGCCGGGTGGTCAGGTCGATAGACTGTTTGGCAGTACCTTGGAGGGATCGCTGACAGCGCTCGTGCGGGGGCTGCGGGAGTACGATTTTAGTCGGGCGGCCCCGCCGAAGGAGTTGGCCGATCGTGGGGTCGATGATGGTCTGGGTTTGCCGGACTATCCCTATCGCGATGATGCCCTGCGGGTCTGGCAACCGCTGCACCAATTTGTTCAGCGCTATGTGGCCTTGTACTATGGCGGTGATGAGGATGTGCAGCAGGATTGGGAATTGCAAGGGTTTATCCAGACGTTTGGGGATCCTCAGCAGGGTAATATTCCCGGAGTGCCAGCCCAGATTACAACCCGTGACCAATTAGTCGAAACGATCGCGACCCTGATTTTTACGGCAACGGCCCAGCATTCTGCACTCAACTATGCCCAGTTCCCGTTTATGGGCTATGTCCCCAATGTGACGGGGGCTCTCTATGCCCCTGCGCCTACCCAGGACACGCCCCAGGATCAAAGCAGTTGGCTGGCGATGCTGCCGCCCACATCCAAGGCACTGCAACAGTTTGTCATTCTCTATCAGCTGTCCAATGTGCGGTTCTCAGTGCTGGGACAGTATGAGCCGTTTTACTTTGAGGATCGACGGGTCGATGCCTTGGCGCAAAAGTTGCGTCAGGAATTGGCCCTTGTGGAAATTGCGATTAAAGATATCGATCAATACCGATTTTTATCCTATCCCTACCTGATGCCTTCGACGATCGGTAATAGCATTTTTATTTAA
- a CDS encoding lipoxygenase family protein — translation MPSLPQEDPCPDRRAACLAASRAIYQFDTSYADIGFVQQVPLWEQFSPEYLATFAKLQGTVYANQAAATVQQCYSAPEGGFRFAVNQVRSRLQDCELQSLYGPSRDPRVPPFNERTPLSMTDYEQLFQLITPPPNRYRWQQDWAFAWQRLAGTAPILIRSVQEALPENFPVTESHMQRATGGSDSLAAALAEGRLFIVDFAILQGIAAGITDHYRKYLYAPIVLLRWDPRATCPPGGPPGRLLPVAIQCGQVPNPQTPILTPADGVAWEMAKVVVQSADSNYHGVVEHLGRCHIMAAWIALYTFRHLAPNHPLRVLLTPHFQFTLAVNVPTRSLLLPGGRTPRLQAVSLESAIQLLKRGFTEFDWNALTPPTDFSRRGVLDRDRLPVYPYRDDALPQWQAIRSFVGDYVALYYSTDREVTEDFELQDWFRHMGSGEGAQIKGMGRDGQLATRADLADLMAQIIFRVTVFHALINYTVFPAMGFMPNMPTAIYAPAPIENHVYQPDDLLSLLPPMAVALDTLSDVYVVGHLRCNQLGAYALCHFVDRRVRPLVVRLQNRLAEIEQEIQSANLHRPAPFEILLPSHIPQSIHI, via the coding sequence ATGCCCTCTCTGCCCCAAGAGGATCCCTGTCCCGATCGACGGGCGGCCTGTCTAGCGGCGAGTCGTGCCATCTATCAGTTCGACACCAGCTATGCTGACATCGGCTTTGTGCAGCAAGTGCCCCTCTGGGAACAGTTCTCTCCGGAGTATCTTGCAACCTTTGCCAAACTCCAGGGCACCGTCTACGCCAACCAAGCGGCGGCAACCGTTCAGCAATGCTACAGCGCCCCGGAGGGGGGCTTCCGGTTTGCGGTCAATCAAGTGCGATCGCGGCTGCAAGATTGTGAATTGCAATCCCTGTATGGGCCTAGCCGCGATCCTCGCGTTCCCCCCTTTAATGAACGCACGCCGCTGTCCATGACGGACTATGAGCAACTCTTCCAACTGATTACCCCGCCACCTAATCGCTACCGTTGGCAGCAGGATTGGGCCTTTGCTTGGCAACGCCTTGCGGGAACGGCCCCGATTTTGATTCGATCGGTGCAAGAGGCCCTGCCGGAGAATTTTCCCGTGACGGAATCCCACATGCAGCGAGCCACGGGCGGCAGTGATAGTCTGGCGGCTGCGCTGGCGGAAGGGCGACTATTCATCGTTGATTTTGCGATTTTGCAGGGCATTGCCGCTGGCATTACCGATCACTATCGCAAGTACCTCTATGCCCCGATCGTGCTGCTCCGCTGGGATCCTCGGGCGACCTGTCCCCCCGGAGGCCCGCCCGGTCGGCTGCTGCCCGTCGCCATCCAATGCGGCCAGGTGCCCAATCCCCAGACGCCCATTTTGACCCCCGCCGATGGGGTGGCTTGGGAAATGGCCAAGGTGGTGGTACAAAGTGCGGATAGTAATTATCACGGGGTGGTTGAACATTTGGGCCGCTGCCACATTATGGCGGCTTGGATTGCTCTGTATACCTTCCGCCATTTGGCTCCGAACCATCCGCTGCGGGTGTTGCTGACGCCCCACTTCCAGTTCACGTTGGCGGTGAATGTGCCCACTCGATCTCTGTTGTTGCCCGGTGGCCGCACGCCTCGTCTGCAAGCGGTCAGTTTGGAGAGTGCGATTCAGCTGTTGAAGCGCGGCTTTACGGAGTTTGATTGGAATGCCTTAACGCCGCCCACGGACTTCAGCCGCCGAGGGGTTCTGGATCGAGATCGCTTGCCCGTCTACCCCTATCGGGATGATGCATTACCCCAGTGGCAAGCTATTCGATCGTTTGTGGGAGACTATGTGGCGCTCTACTACAGTACCGATCGGGAGGTGACGGAGGACTTTGAACTTCAGGATTGGTTCCGCCACATGGGTAGCGGCGAAGGGGCACAAATTAAGGGGATGGGACGGGATGGCCAGTTAGCCACCCGTGCTGACCTGGCCGATCTCATGGCGCAAATTATCTTCCGGGTGACGGTATTCCACGCGCTGATTAATTACACGGTGTTTCCCGCCATGGGATTCATGCCCAACATGCCCACGGCAATCTATGCTCCGGCTCCGATCGAGAACCATGTCTATCAACCGGATGATCTGTTGTCGCTGTTGCCACCCATGGCCGTTGCCTTAGATACCCTGAGTGATGTCTATGTGGTGGGGCATTTGCGTTGCAATCAGTTGGGAGCCTATGCGCTCTGTCATTTTGTCGATCGGCGGGTGCGTCCGTTGGTCGTGCGTTTACAAAACCGTTTGGCTGAGATTGAGCAGGAGATTCAATCCGCCAATTTACACCGTCCGGCTCCGTTTGAGATTCTGTTACCCTCTCATATTCCCCAGAGTATTCACATTTAG